One window of Anaerolineales bacterium genomic DNA carries:
- a CDS encoding polysaccharide deacetylase family protein — protein sequence MTPSPRLLITIDYESWFAPSRRYDFLPPETRLRLDNETSRHALDPILDIFGGSKTTFYLVGEMVGWYPELPEKISKAGHEVGFHCHIHRRLDDVKEIEKDLNASAEWIQRYNARGYRAPMINTVEEAYPLLAQHNFLYSSSQYAPAGMAVRKANVWEVPVSTLPLLKFPAELIAPRHMNLKLVARGEFPYGSSFTVGLFRKLVYKIIERDFKAGKSPVIFLHPYEIFTPKGYPQNFMVDMFHHPLLFPFTYNKSSFLKDLLKNFPTSTMQDYVKEL from the coding sequence ATGACACCCTCCCCGCGCCTGCTCATCACCATCGATTACGAATCCTGGTTTGCGCCCTCCCGCCGCTACGATTTTCTGCCGCCCGAAACCCGTCTTCGCCTGGACAATGAGACCTCGCGCCACGCATTGGACCCGATCCTTGACATTTTCGGCGGATCGAAAACCACGTTCTATCTCGTCGGCGAAATGGTCGGATGGTACCCCGAACTGCCGGAAAAAATTTCCAAAGCGGGTCACGAGGTTGGATTTCACTGCCACATCCACCGCCGGCTTGACGATGTAAAAGAAATAGAAAAAGACCTGAACGCCTCGGCGGAATGGATTCAACGATACAACGCCCGCGGCTACCGCGCGCCGATGATCAACACCGTCGAGGAAGCATACCCCCTGCTTGCACAACATAACTTCCTATACAGCTCGTCGCAATATGCGCCCGCGGGAATGGCGGTTCGAAAAGCGAATGTATGGGAAGTTCCCGTCAGCACATTGCCCCTGCTCAAATTCCCTGCGGAATTAATTGCCCCGCGCCACATGAATCTTAAGCTCGTTGCGCGCGGCGAATTCCCTTACGGCTCAAGTTTTACCGTCGGGCTGTTCCGCAAATTGGTTTACAAAATCATCGAGCGCGATTTCAAAGCGGGCAAAAGCCCGGTCATCTTTTTGCACCCGTATGAGATTTTCACGCCAAAAGGATACCCGCAAAATTTCATGGTGGATATGTTCCATCATCCCCTGCTCTTCCCTTTCACATACAATAAATCCAGCTTCCTCAAAGACCTTCTCAAGAATTTCCCCACATCCACCATGCAGGACTATGTAAAAGAGTTATGA
- a CDS encoding GtrA family protein — MILTDSRERIRFIKFALVGALGAAIDFGVMNLLSHGILELPLVFAGTISFICAVISNFTWNRYWTYPESRSRPILNQLVMFFIVNAAGMAIRIPTLHYLEPPILKFVESVFQATHVSAEFIAKNLTLAAAVGIVMMWNYFINRYWTYNDIDDDS; from the coding sequence ATGATCCTGACCGACTCGCGGGAACGGATTCGGTTCATCAAGTTCGCACTCGTCGGCGCTCTGGGCGCGGCGATCGACTTCGGCGTGATGAACCTGCTTTCCCATGGAATACTCGAACTGCCTCTCGTGTTCGCAGGGACGATATCATTCATTTGCGCCGTCATCAGCAATTTCACCTGGAATCGATATTGGACCTATCCCGAATCGCGCTCGCGCCCGATCCTGAACCAACTGGTGATGTTCTTCATCGTCAACGCCGCAGGGATGGCGATCCGCATCCCGACCCTTCATTATCTCGAACCTCCCATTCTTAAATTCGTCGAGAGCGTCTTTCAGGCGACACACGTCAGCGCAGAGTTCATCGCCAAGAACCTGACCCTCGCCGCGGCGGTGGGCATCGTAATGATGTGGAACTACTTCATCAACCGCTATTGGACATATAATGATATTGACGACGACTCGTAA
- a CDS encoding acyl-CoA thioesterase: MTKPKTSNASRVYLSQLMQPEHANNHGNVHGGWIMKLVDEAGALACMRHAQTRVVTVAVDSLVFREPIKIGDLVTLTAEVTYTGRTSMEAEVQVIAENPISGERTHTNTAYLVYVGLDENNHPTAIPQLVLETEEDKARYEQAKLRQQRRISK, encoded by the coding sequence ATGACAAAACCCAAGACCTCGAACGCCTCGCGCGTTTACCTTTCGCAATTGATGCAGCCCGAACATGCCAACAACCATGGCAACGTCCACGGCGGATGGATCATGAAATTGGTGGACGAAGCGGGCGCGCTCGCCTGCATGAGACACGCTCAAACCCGCGTCGTCACTGTCGCCGTCGACTCGCTCGTCTTCCGCGAACCGATAAAGATCGGCGACCTCGTTACTCTTACTGCCGAAGTTACCTATACAGGGCGCACATCAATGGAAGCCGAAGTGCAGGTCATTGCTGAAAATCCGATCTCCGGCGAGCGCACGCATACGAACACAGCCTATCTCGTTTACGTCGGTCTGGACGAGAACAATCATCCCACCGCCATTCCGCAGTTGGTTCTCGAAACCGAAGAAGATAAAGCCCGTTACGAACAAGCCAAACTTCGCCAACAACGACGTATCTCAAAGTAA
- a CDS encoding SDR family oxidoreductase: MRILITGAAGFLGSHLCDRLLGEGHEIIGIDNFITGSPDNIAHLAGDEKFHFYKRDVSNYLFVPGIVDAILHFASPASPNPQSKSGYFNLPIQTMKAGALGTHNCLGVARRENSRFILASTSEIYGDPEVHPQAETYPGNVDPIGERAVYDEAKRFAESMTMAYHRFHGVNTGIVRIFNTYGPRMDLEDGRALPNLLKQALLNQPLTVYGDGSQTRSFCFVDDLIDGIVKLLYSDEHLPVNIGNPHEMTILEFAEAINRITGNKAGIEYMENARSARDPQRRQPDITRAKTILGWEPKISLEEGIRRTIPFFEQKLGMA, from the coding sequence ATGCGAATTCTCATCACAGGCGCCGCCGGTTTTCTAGGCTCCCACCTTTGCGATCGCCTGCTTGGGGAAGGTCATGAAATCATCGGGATCGATAACTTCATCACGGGAAGCCCCGACAATATCGCCCACTTGGCAGGCGACGAAAAATTTCATTTTTACAAACGCGATGTTTCCAACTACCTCTTCGTTCCCGGAATTGTGGATGCCATCCTGCATTTTGCATCACCTGCCAGCCCAAACCCTCAATCGAAATCCGGATATTTCAATCTGCCGATCCAGACCATGAAAGCCGGCGCGCTCGGCACGCATAACTGTCTGGGCGTTGCAAGACGCGAAAATTCGCGCTTCATCCTCGCCTCCACCAGCGAGATCTACGGCGATCCGGAAGTCCATCCCCAGGCGGAAACCTATCCCGGCAACGTTGACCCCATTGGGGAACGCGCGGTGTACGATGAGGCAAAACGCTTCGCCGAGTCCATGACGATGGCATACCATCGCTTTCATGGGGTGAACACAGGCATCGTGCGCATCTTCAATACATACGGTCCGCGCATGGACCTGGAGGATGGCCGCGCCCTCCCCAATCTATTGAAACAGGCATTGCTCAATCAACCGTTGACGGTCTACGGCGACGGAAGCCAGACCCGTTCATTCTGTTTTGTGGACGACCTCATCGACGGGATCGTGAAGCTGCTTTATTCTGATGAACACCTGCCCGTCAACATCGGCAACCCTCATGAGATGACCATCCTGGAATTTGCTGAAGCGATCAATCGCATCACAGGAAACAAAGCCGGAATAGAATACATGGAAAATGCCCGAAGCGCGCGCGACCCGCAGCGCCGCCAGCCGGACATCACGCGCGCAAAGACCATCCTGGGCTGGGAGCCGAAGATAAGCCTGGAAGAGGGGATCAGGCGCACCATACCATTCTTCGAACAAAAACTGGGGATGGCATGA
- a CDS encoding SDR family oxidoreductase has product MDLQLKDKCAFIAGSSRGLGHATAATLAREGCRVVLNSRDERKVVAAAKKITDETGTQAYGLAGDVSDTSSAEKLITATVEALGGLDILITNAGGPPAGPFESFDEDDWQRAVDASFLSHVRLIRAALPHLRKSSAPAVLAVTSYTVKQPMPNLVLSNSVRMATIGLIKSLALDLGRENIRFNAILPGWTMTERVEELMGFRAKTNKTKVEDEFAKQTAEIPLGRMARPQEFANAAVFLVSPAASYIHGVAMAVDGGIIKATL; this is encoded by the coding sequence ATGGATCTACAACTCAAAGACAAATGCGCCTTCATTGCAGGATCATCGCGTGGATTAGGTCACGCCACCGCCGCGACTCTTGCCCGCGAAGGATGCCGGGTTGTTTTAAACAGCCGTGACGAAAGAAAAGTCGTCGCCGCAGCGAAGAAAATCACGGACGAAACAGGCACACAGGCATACGGTCTGGCGGGAGACGTGAGCGATACGTCATCGGCGGAAAAGCTGATCACCGCCACGGTCGAAGCGCTTGGCGGACTCGATATCCTGATCACAAATGCGGGCGGACCTCCGGCGGGTCCCTTCGAATCTTTCGATGAAGACGACTGGCAGCGGGCGGTGGACGCTTCCTTTCTGAGCCATGTCCGTTTAATCCGCGCCGCCCTGCCTCATCTACGAAAGTCATCCGCCCCGGCTGTTTTAGCGGTTACTTCCTACACGGTCAAACAACCCATGCCAAACCTTGTGCTATCGAACAGCGTCCGCATGGCGACCATCGGATTGATAAAATCTCTCGCCCTCGACCTCGGAAGGGAAAATATCCGTTTCAACGCCATCCTGCCCGGCTGGACGATGACGGAGCGCGTGGAGGAATTGATGGGTTTTCGCGCAAAGACGAACAAGACAAAGGTCGAAGATGAATTTGCAAAACAAACCGCGGAGATTCCCCTGGGGCGGATGGCGCGACCGCAGGAATTTGCAAACGCCGCAGTGTTCCTGGTTTCGCCAGCCGCATCCTATATCCACGGCGTCGCCATGGCGGTCGACGGCGGCATCATTAAAGCGACGCTATGA
- a CDS encoding G5 domain-containing protein: MPRPPLSLRLKTPFGLSLLIFIAASLIASCRSPQLNSDITIRIIADGQEKDAAVPSGLTVSQALEEAGVAVGPLDKTEPPLYTVLGNGDTVKLTRVEEIFETEEVVIPFERQIVRNETLPEGETRLVQAGVNGLEEITYRMIIEDGVEATKTVVKSVILKESLPEIVMVGSQASFVPLNIPGTLAYLAGGNAWIMEGSTANRRVIVSTGDLDGRIFTLSPSGEYLVFTRKSSKPADEEINTLWAVRTRNLDPKLISLQAKNVVHFAAWIPNTNSVAYSTVEPRSAAPGWQANNDLYRVSLTNSGSPRRLLYANSGGVYGWWGMTFAFAPDGRLAYSRPDGIGLVDQDGGYTKPLLEITPLNTHSDWAWIPPIVWGADGNSLYFVSHAPAPAPISGEESPYFDISALSFKNEAAVTLVNSAGMFSYPSVSPVEYIGREAAFQVAYLQSIFIDQSDASRYRLIVMDRDGSNSRALFPPPDKNGLEPQTPAWAPAQVDGQTGNFLAVTYQGNLWLIDSGNGKSYQVTGDGLIARLDWK; encoded by the coding sequence ATGCCCCGCCCACCCCTTTCGCTTCGGCTCAAGACTCCATTCGGCTTGAGTCTGCTTATTTTTATTGCCGCTTCGCTGATCGCTTCCTGCCGCTCCCCGCAATTGAACAGCGACATAACCATCCGCATCATCGCTGATGGACAGGAGAAAGATGCAGCCGTTCCCTCCGGTTTGACGGTGTCACAAGCGCTGGAGGAAGCAGGTGTCGCGGTAGGTCCGCTCGACAAGACCGAACCGCCGCTGTACACCGTCCTTGGCAACGGCGATACTGTCAAATTGACCCGTGTCGAGGAAATTTTCGAAACAGAGGAAGTGGTCATACCATTCGAGCGGCAGATCGTCCGCAATGAAACCCTGCCCGAAGGCGAGACCCGGCTCGTGCAAGCGGGCGTCAACGGGCTGGAAGAAATCACCTACCGCATGATCATCGAAGACGGAGTTGAAGCCACAAAGACGGTTGTGAAGTCGGTTATTTTGAAAGAGTCCCTGCCGGAGATCGTGATGGTCGGCTCCCAGGCATCCTTCGTGCCGTTGAACATCCCCGGCACGCTTGCCTATCTTGCCGGCGGCAATGCATGGATCATGGAAGGCTCAACCGCAAATCGCCGTGTGATCGTCAGCACGGGAGACCTCGACGGGCGAATTTTTACCCTCTCGCCCAGCGGCGAGTATCTCGTCTTTACGCGCAAATCGAGCAAACCTGCGGATGAAGAGATCAACACACTTTGGGCGGTACGGACCAGGAACCTCGACCCGAAATTGATTTCACTTCAGGCGAAGAACGTCGTTCATTTCGCAGCGTGGATTCCAAACACCAATTCGGTGGCATATTCCACCGTGGAGCCGCGCAGCGCCGCACCCGGCTGGCAGGCGAATAATGATCTTTACCGCGTCAGCCTGACGAACAGCGGTAGTCCGCGCCGGTTGCTTTATGCCAACAGCGGCGGCGTGTACGGCTGGTGGGGTATGACCTTTGCATTTGCGCCGGACGGACGGCTAGCTTATTCACGACCGGATGGAATAGGTCTGGTCGATCAGGACGGCGGCTACACAAAACCTCTCCTCGAGATCACGCCGTTGAATACACACAGCGATTGGGCATGGATTCCCCCCATCGTTTGGGGCGCGGATGGAAACAGTTTATACTTTGTCAGCCATGCACCGGCCCCGGCACCCATCTCCGGCGAAGAGTCGCCTTACTTCGACATCTCCGCTCTCTCGTTCAAAAATGAGGCGGCTGTGACGTTGGTCAACTCGGCGGGCATGTTCTCGTATCCATCTGTTTCTCCCGTGGAATACATTGGGAGGGAGGCGGCATTTCAGGTGGCATACCTGCAATCCATCTTCATCGACCAGAGCGATGCGAGCCGCTACCGTCTGATCGTGATGGACCGCGACGGTTCCAACAGCCGAGCGCTCTTCCCGCCGCCCGACAAAAACGGACTCGAACCCCAAACTCCCGCATGGGCGCCTGCTCAAGTGGATGGACAGACGGGCAATTTCCTGGCTGTCACCTATCAGGGCAATCTTTGGCTGATCGACAGCGGCAACGGCAAATCCTATCAAGTCACCGGGGATGGATTGATCGCCCGGCTTGATTGGAAATAA
- a CDS encoding CopD family protein, translating to MSAPSTTALAVIYWMHFLATVTWIGSLAAINLLFLPASKRTLKLADQLSLVSALQKRLEPLAWFCMGVLLVTGLFQLSTSPHYDGFLSISTQWSLAILAKHGFAVLMVVVSAIQTWEVLPAIQRLLLKKDRADEAELAHLQKRETRLLRVNLLLSALILAATALARVS from the coding sequence ATGAGCGCGCCTTCCACAACCGCATTGGCGGTGATCTATTGGATGCACTTCCTCGCCACTGTGACATGGATCGGGAGCCTGGCGGCGATCAACCTGCTCTTCCTCCCCGCATCAAAACGGACCTTGAAACTGGCGGACCAACTCAGCCTTGTCTCCGCCCTTCAAAAGCGACTCGAGCCCCTTGCCTGGTTCTGCATGGGCGTCCTTTTGGTTACGGGATTGTTTCAGTTGAGCACCAGCCCGCATTATGACGGATTCCTTTCGATCAGCACGCAATGGTCGCTCGCCATCCTCGCCAAACACGGATTCGCCGTCCTCATGGTCGTAGTCAGCGCCATCCAAACCTGGGAAGTTCTCCCTGCGATCCAGCGCCTTCTTCTAAAAAAAGACAGGGCAGATGAAGCCGAGCTTGCCCATCTGCAAAAAAGGGAAACCAGACTCTTGAGGGTCAACCTGCTGCTCTCGGCGCTGATCCTGGCAGCCACAGCGCTGGCAAGAGTATCTTGA
- the rimO gene encoding 30S ribosomal protein S12 methylthiotransferase RimO, whose protein sequence is MTKQTFHLVSLGCSKNTVDSDSMAQLLAGEGYRFVEDPSKASVLIVNTCGFIGPAKDESYRVLGELAQGKRKHQVLIAAGCLTQRYGVEVAKRVPGIDAILGTRRWMDIVQVVDEVRKGKHPEPVYHLPEAPTVGADEHGALRVSVTGPSAYLKIADGCRRPCAFCAIPLIKGTAVSRPVESIIHEARVLRDNGVRELILIAQDSTDYGHDLGMKDGLAVLLEQLTDSVPDMDWIRIMYAFPGYVTDRLIDVMATRKQILPYLDIPLQHAHPKTLYRMRRPSNMDWVYKTLGKMRSTIEDLAIRTTFIVGYPGETEEEFQALYDFVNEMRFDRAGTFQFSFEPGTTSAPLGDPVPKEVKQEREGRLMELQQNISLQVNQSYVGRTLDVLVEGFDNGISVGRSYRDAPEVDGYLVVEGRANVGDIVPVRITGAFAYDLTGVLAEQPSLIKL, encoded by the coding sequence GTGACCAAACAAACTTTTCACCTGGTATCCCTTGGCTGCTCGAAGAACACGGTCGATTCCGATTCGATGGCGCAATTGCTGGCAGGCGAAGGATATCGCTTTGTCGAAGACCCGTCGAAGGCTTCGGTTTTGATCGTCAACACCTGCGGGTTCATCGGTCCCGCCAAGGACGAGTCGTATCGCGTGCTGGGCGAACTGGCGCAAGGCAAAAGGAAGCATCAGGTCCTCATCGCGGCGGGATGCCTGACCCAGCGCTATGGTGTGGAGGTTGCAAAAAGAGTCCCCGGCATCGATGCGATCCTGGGCACACGGCGCTGGATGGACATCGTTCAGGTTGTCGATGAGGTTAGAAAAGGTAAACATCCCGAACCTGTTTATCATTTGCCCGAAGCGCCCACGGTCGGCGCAGATGAACACGGCGCGTTGCGCGTCAGCGTGACGGGGCCGAGCGCCTATCTAAAAATCGCGGATGGATGCAGGCGGCCCTGCGCGTTTTGCGCGATTCCGCTCATCAAGGGCACGGCAGTTTCCCGCCCGGTCGAGTCCATCATCCATGAGGCGCGGGTCCTGCGGGATAACGGCGTTCGGGAATTGATTCTTATAGCGCAGGACTCGACGGATTACGGCCACGACCTCGGAATGAAAGATGGATTGGCTGTCCTGCTCGAGCAGTTGACCGACTCCGTGCCCGATATGGATTGGATCCGCATCATGTATGCCTTCCCGGGATACGTCACCGACAGGCTGATCGATGTGATGGCGACCCGCAAACAAATTTTGCCCTATCTCGACATTCCCCTTCAGCATGCCCATCCCAAGACCTTATACCGGATGAGACGCCCATCCAACATGGATTGGGTGTATAAAACGCTCGGAAAAATGCGCTCGACGATCGAGGACCTTGCCATTCGAACGACGTTCATCGTCGGCTACCCCGGCGAGACGGAAGAGGAATTCCAGGCATTGTACGATTTTGTGAACGAGATGCGCTTCGACCGCGCCGGGACATTTCAGTTTTCCTTCGAACCCGGTACTACTTCTGCGCCGCTGGGCGATCCCGTCCCCAAAGAGGTCAAGCAGGAACGGGAGGGACGCCTGATGGAACTCCAGCAGAATATTTCGCTTCAGGTCAACCAGTCTTATGTGGGCAGGACTTTGGATGTGTTGGTGGAAGGATTCGATAACGGCATATCGGTCGGGCGGTCTTATCGCGACGCGCCGGAGGTCGATGGGTATCTGGTGGTGGAAGGCAGGGCGAATGTGGGCGATATCGTCCCGGTCAGGATCACCGGCGCGTTCGCATACGATCTGACTGGTGTCCTTGCGGAACAGCCTAGTTTGATAAAGTTATAG
- a CDS encoding DUF503 domain-containing protein, whose product MLATLTIHLRIPLCASLKEKRGRIKPLMSRLHREFNVSVAEMDLHDKWDEAILLCAMAGNDRAFLQSALQTVAKWVEANWPDGDVWDTRIETV is encoded by the coding sequence ATGCTTGCCACGCTCACAATCCATTTGCGCATTCCACTCTGCGCCTCACTGAAAGAAAAACGCGGACGGATCAAGCCGCTCATGTCGCGCCTGCATCGCGAATTCAATGTATCCGTTGCGGAGATGGACCTGCATGATAAATGGGATGAAGCCATCCTCCTGTGTGCCATGGCGGGAAACGACCGTGCCTTTCTGCAATCAGCGCTGCAAACTGTGGCAAAATGGGTGGAGGCGAATTGGCCGGATGGCGATGTCTGGGATACAAGGATCGAAACGGTCTAA
- a CDS encoding GNAT family N-acetyltransferase yields the protein MNIQRVDSLDYPTLDSKLSYIGIDSWMNFIGDMYGHAVHRFAVIDGNQPLGALSLLEVRHPVFGHYLATAPFGSYGGFAYENIQARDLLLDKTRRLAKELKAEYVSLRFDDTASPPPEGWSEHPVYFTYLIHLPASTDELMKRFSSDHRNHIRKSLKKGFSFRLGRLDLLDDTYEAISRSMHELGSPYHSKNYLRRMAERLGDALQFAVTYDARGRITGGGVFIHQGRTIFNLHANVLRFARSSYAGEFLYWSVIENAIEKGFSTFDLGRSLTGSGNDIFKSKWAPGKKPLAYWYWLAPGHELPSLNQKNPKFQFAIAVWKRLPRFIVRLLGPYIIRGLV from the coding sequence ATGAACATCCAACGAGTCGATTCGCTCGATTACCCAACTCTCGATTCCAAACTGAGTTATATCGGCATCGATTCGTGGATGAATTTCATCGGCGACATGTACGGTCATGCCGTTCATCGATTCGCTGTCATCGATGGGAACCAGCCTCTCGGTGCGCTGTCGCTTCTTGAGGTCAGGCACCCGGTATTTGGTCATTATCTCGCCACAGCGCCTTTTGGAAGTTACGGGGGATTCGCGTACGAAAACATCCAAGCCCGCGACCTTTTACTGGATAAGACCCGCCGCCTCGCAAAGGAACTCAAAGCCGAATACGTCTCGCTTCGATTCGACGATACCGCCTCTCCCCCGCCCGAAGGCTGGAGCGAACACCCCGTATATTTCACCTATCTGATTCATCTGCCCGCCAGCACGGACGAACTCATGAAACGATTCTCATCCGACCACCGCAACCACATCCGCAAATCGCTCAAGAAGGGATTCAGCTTCCGCCTCGGCCGTCTCGACCTGCTGGACGATACCTACGAAGCGATCTCCCGAAGCATGCACGAACTCGGGTCGCCATACCACTCGAAGAATTATCTGCGGCGGATGGCGGAACGCCTCGGGGATGCGCTCCAATTTGCGGTCACGTATGATGCGAGAGGGCGAATAACCGGGGGCGGGGTTTTCATCCACCAGGGAAGGACGATTTTCAACCTGCATGCCAATGTCTTGAGGTTCGCGCGTTCCTCCTACGCGGGCGAGTTCCTGTATTGGTCGGTTATCGAAAACGCGATTGAAAAGGGGTTTTCGACGTTCGACCTCGGGCGGAGTTTGACCGGCTCCGGCAACGATATCTTCAAATCGAAATGGGCTCCGGGAAAAAAGCCGCTTGCGTACTGGTACTGGCTCGCGCCGGGGCATGAGCTCCCCTCATTGAACCAAAAAAATCCAAAATTCCAATTCGCCATTGCCGTTTGGAAGCGCCTGCCGCGCTTCATCGTCCGCCTGCTGGGACCCTACATCATCCGCGGACTGGTCTAG
- a CDS encoding murein biosynthesis integral membrane protein MurJ, producing MTKLSRLTRNSLTVAFFFLIDKVLAFVRTGIISRQYSDEVHLLDTFNAANNLPDLLFALISGGALAMAFIPLLTEYITTKDRAAAWDLFSRVANIGFLVTGGFAIFIAIFAQQIVDANLGIAPGFGAEQRKLLADLMRLNLIGTIIFSISGLVMASLQANQHFVLPALAPGMYNVGQILGAIFLVPRFGIHGLVYGVILGAAFHLLIQVPGLIMYGFRWTPAVDLRHTGLIEALKLMAPRLFTMAGIQIIFIARDNLASRLDQVGAVTSLTYGWMIMQVPETILGTAIATAMLPALSELASKQDWHGFSVTVERALRVLIALTLPIAAVMAAGIHPLVRGIFGFSEEISQLITWTTRAYLATLTGYTIHEIAIRAFYARKEPMIPLYAVAIRLLIFLTIGILGVTYFQDIGAPVIAFAEIALLIEAVIILGWLSKRTHETLKTNTVIIKGLIAAIVGGILAYLIALYLPGGAISTALIGMIVGGIISLAIIWSEAKIVLKL from the coding sequence ATGACAAAACTCTCCCGTCTTACCCGTAATTCGCTGACCGTTGCCTTCTTCTTTCTGATCGACAAAGTGCTTGCCTTTGTGCGCACGGGCATCATCTCGCGCCAGTACTCGGATGAAGTGCATCTGCTTGACACGTTCAACGCCGCAAACAACCTCCCCGACCTGTTATTTGCGTTGATCTCCGGGGGAGCGCTCGCCATGGCATTCATCCCGCTGCTGACCGAATACATCACCACCAAGGACCGCGCCGCCGCATGGGACTTGTTCTCGCGCGTGGCGAACATCGGTTTTTTGGTTACAGGCGGTTTTGCCATCTTCATTGCCATCTTTGCCCAGCAGATCGTGGACGCCAATCTCGGCATCGCGCCGGGGTTTGGAGCAGAGCAGCGCAAATTACTTGCGGATCTGATGCGCCTGAATCTTATAGGCACGATCATCTTTTCCATCAGCGGCCTCGTGATGGCTTCGCTGCAAGCCAATCAACATTTCGTATTGCCCGCGCTCGCGCCCGGTATGTATAACGTCGGACAAATCCTCGGCGCCATATTTCTTGTGCCGCGCTTTGGAATTCATGGTCTGGTTTACGGAGTCATCCTCGGGGCGGCGTTCCATCTGCTCATTCAGGTTCCCGGCTTGATCATGTACGGCTTTCGCTGGACGCCCGCCGTGGATTTGCGACACACGGGTTTGATCGAAGCGCTCAAACTTATGGCTCCGCGCCTTTTTACCATGGCGGGAATTCAGATCATCTTCATCGCCCGCGATAACCTTGCGTCACGTCTCGACCAGGTCGGCGCAGTGACTTCGCTCACCTACGGCTGGATGATCATGCAAGTCCCTGAAACGATTTTAGGGACGGCAATCGCAACAGCCATGCTGCCCGCTTTATCCGAACTCGCCTCCAAACAAGACTGGCACGGATTCAGCGTTACCGTCGAACGCGCCCTCCGTGTCCTCATCGCCTTAACCCTACCCATTGCGGCAGTGATGGCGGCTGGGATTCACCCCCTCGTGCGCGGCATTTTCGGATTTTCAGAAGAAATTTCCCAACTCATCACCTGGACCACCCGCGCTTATCTCGCCACGCTGACCGGCTATACCATTCATGAGATCGCCATCCGCGCCTTCTACGCCCGCAAGGAGCCGATGATTCCCTTATATGCGGTCGCCATCCGGTTGTTGATCTTCTTGACGATCGGCATCCTCGGCGTGACATACTTCCAAGATATCGGCGCGCCTGTCATCGCTTTTGCAGAGATCGCCCTGCTCATCGAAGCCGTCATCATCCTGGGCTGGCTCTCAAAACGCACCCATGAAACTCTGAAAACGAACACTGTCATCATTAAGGGTCTAATTGCGGCAATCGTCGGCGGCATACTTGCCTACCTGATCGCGCTTTACCTGCCCGGTGGAGCGATCTCCACCGCATTGATCGGCATGATCGTCGGCGGGATCATCTCGCTGGCAATCATCTGGTCCGAGGCAAAGATCGTTCTGAAGTTGTAA